Proteins encoded in a region of the Bdellovibrionota bacterium genome:
- a CDS encoding electron transfer flavoprotein subunit alpha/FixB family protein, with amino-acid sequence MAKILVFIESANNKIKKSSLELLSATTGNEVAAILIGDNVSTVAQGLKNYPVQKAFVFNNAALKDYNSSYYFSCFEQAIKKFSPDLVLASGSMAAKDLLPRVAAKFDGGIAGDCVGLKISGTKVEARRPLYSGKVLATAEFTDASKIKVVLMRPNQLPQPAEGASNCEITEETFTAPATKVRVKEVVKSSSAKPDLTEAGVIVSGGRGMKGPEHFKLLEDLAETIGATVGASRAVVDAGWVPHAMQVGQTGKTVAPNLYIAAGISGAIQHMAGMGSSKVIVAINKDPEAPIFKKATYGIVGDAFEILPKLKEEFSKLLSH; translated from the coding sequence ATGGCAAAAATTTTAGTTTTTATTGAATCGGCTAACAATAAGATCAAAAAGAGTTCTTTAGAATTATTAAGCGCAACAACTGGAAACGAAGTTGCGGCAATTCTCATTGGAGATAATGTTTCAACTGTAGCTCAAGGATTGAAAAACTATCCCGTGCAAAAAGCGTTTGTTTTTAACAACGCGGCTTTGAAAGATTACAATTCTTCATATTATTTTTCATGCTTTGAACAAGCGATCAAAAAATTCTCTCCAGATTTGGTTTTAGCTTCAGGCTCAATGGCGGCTAAAGATTTACTCCCCCGAGTAGCTGCAAAATTTGACGGCGGCATCGCGGGTGATTGCGTCGGTTTAAAAATCAGCGGAACAAAAGTTGAGGCCAGACGCCCACTATACTCTGGAAAAGTTCTCGCAACTGCTGAGTTTACAGATGCCTCTAAAATTAAAGTTGTTCTTATGAGACCAAATCAACTTCCTCAACCAGCAGAAGGTGCTTCAAATTGCGAAATCACTGAGGAGACCTTCACTGCCCCTGCGACAAAAGTAAGAGTGAAAGAAGTTGTTAAGAGTTCGTCTGCAAAACCAGATCTTACAGAGGCGGGAGTTATTGTTTCCGGGGGACGCGGCATGAAGGGTCCCGAGCACTTTAAACTTTTAGAAGATTTAGCTGAAACGATTGGCGCAACCGTTGGTGCATCAAGAGCCGTTGTTGATGCTGGATGGGTTCCACATGCAATGCAGGTTGGGCAAACAGGTAAAACTGTAGCACCAAATCTTTATATCGCAGCTGGAATTTCTGGTGCGATTCAACATATGGCTGGAATGGGTTCAAGCAAAGTGATCGTGGCCATCAACAAAGATCCTGAGGCGCCGATCTTCAAAAAGGCAACTTACGGTATCGTCGGCGACGCTTTCGAAATTCTTCCGAAACTAAAAGAAGAGTTTTCCAAATTATTGAGTCACTAA
- a CDS encoding lysophospholipid acyltransferase family protein codes for MWNKIKPTLIAILVFVVYRVWSFTWRLHLHKNEELESDIKNGVPIVFAFWHGHELAMIGYSKHYRFATMTSVSSDGQLMGKVLNWMGAKTSKGSSSRNAVQGLKGLIRLAKSGCIPVVPVDGPRGPIYEPKPGVFELSRLLNAKIYPGGAAASSSILFKKSWNKTFLPHPFAKVSLHWGKPLAPVTKDLDPRDPELIKRLKDAINAAGQSALKEIAQNS; via the coding sequence ATGTGGAATAAGATCAAACCTACTCTGATTGCTATTTTAGTTTTTGTAGTTTATCGGGTTTGGTCTTTCACTTGGAGATTACATCTCCACAAAAACGAAGAGCTTGAATCGGACATCAAAAATGGTGTCCCTATTGTTTTTGCTTTTTGGCATGGTCATGAACTTGCCATGATTGGTTATTCAAAACATTATAGATTTGCGACGATGACCTCCGTCAGCTCCGATGGACAACTCATGGGAAAGGTTTTGAATTGGATGGGCGCAAAGACCTCTAAAGGTTCTTCCTCTAGAAATGCTGTTCAAGGCTTAAAGGGTCTTATCCGTCTTGCAAAATCAGGATGTATTCCTGTGGTTCCTGTCGACGGACCACGTGGACCAATCTATGAACCAAAGCCCGGTGTTTTTGAACTCTCAAGACTTTTGAATGCGAAGATTTATCCGGGAGGAGCGGCAGCTTCATCTAGTATACTTTTTAAAAAAAGCTGGAACAAAACTTTCTTGCCTCATCCTTTTGCTAAAGTTTCTCTTCATTGGGGAAAACCACTCGCACCTGTCACCAAAGATCTTGATCCGAGAGATCCTGAACTTATAAAAAGACTCAAAGATGCCATTAATGCCGCTGGTCAATCCGCGCTCAAAGAAATTGCACAGAACTCCTAG
- a CDS encoding peptidylprolyl isomerase: MSFFNKLAVVASSILVLTFTMTLLAQNDDVVAVVGNKQITKKEFNDKYKEVVSKAFNPPTKDLFLEDLVRYEVGVMEAQKRNLGDDPIVQERIRQVMYIDLVEKEIGKKADAITVSEKEMQAYYAKNPEIRTSHILVEVKENARKSERDAAKKRAAEIYKEVSTSKKPFEQLVKLYSDDVISKKNGGDIGWHSSTTLLPEFYVAALKLSEGQLSPLVETKFGFHIIKLTGKKSYKDADKVRLNGAVKESKKRLLFDEFFGKLKSKYNVKTYTQKL; the protein is encoded by the coding sequence ATGTCTTTTTTCAATAAATTAGCTGTTGTTGCGAGTTCCATTTTGGTTCTCACTTTTACAATGACTTTGTTGGCTCAAAACGACGATGTTGTTGCTGTCGTTGGCAACAAACAAATTACTAAAAAAGAATTCAACGACAAGTACAAAGAAGTTGTTTCTAAAGCTTTCAATCCTCCAACTAAAGACTTATTCCTTGAAGACTTGGTGAGATACGAAGTGGGCGTAATGGAAGCTCAGAAGAGAAATCTTGGTGATGATCCTATCGTTCAAGAAAGAATCAGACAGGTTATGTACATTGATCTGGTTGAGAAAGAAATCGGCAAAAAAGCTGATGCCATCACTGTAAGCGAAAAAGAAATGCAAGCTTACTATGCAAAGAATCCTGAAATCCGCACAAGTCACATCCTTGTGGAAGTAAAAGAAAATGCAAGAAAGTCAGAAAGAGATGCAGCTAAGAAAAGAGCTGCTGAAATATATAAAGAAGTTTCTACTAGCAAGAAACCTTTCGAGCAACTTGTGAAGCTTTATAGTGATGATGTTATCTCTAAGAAAAATGGTGGAGATATTGGTTGGCACTCTTCTACAACTCTACTCCCAGAGTTTTACGTGGCCGCGCTTAAGCTCTCTGAGGGGCAGCTTTCTCCTTTGGTGGAAACAAAGTTTGGTTTTCATATCATCAAGCTCACTGGGAAAAAATCTTATAAGGATGCAGACAAAGTTCGCTTGAACGGTGCGGTTAAAGAATCAAAAAAGCGCTTATTGTTTGACGAATTTTTTGGGAAATTAAAATCAAAATACAATGTGAAGACATACACCCAAAAACTGTAA
- a CDS encoding peptidyl-prolyl cis-trans isomerase, producing MKKQKYLVILFWGGVLALLFVGIILYFDLHKRNTLADTVLVQVNNDRLTAREFSEKLASNLESYDTLLAKDTHVVDFAKNKIVEDFVHSSLITSWAERNSIEVLNSEVDAEVSKIRANYPDEASFKEALNSSQTSLKDWENQIKSKLLQKKVFQSLALKTQVPTDEEIKSFYNTNRETFKERPQVRIRQIVFDNEDAANRLYHSITPSTQLADLAKKYSVAPEAKNGGDVGWIEQGTLDIFDKAFNMRVGQRSGVLKSPYGFHIFEVTGKKAEQTLSFEEVKERISRTLKGNKEQAIYTAWLEEQLKVSKVLKNTEAIKSIQVKPLGE from the coding sequence ATGAAAAAACAAAAGTATCTCGTCATTCTATTCTGGGGAGGAGTTTTAGCTCTTCTCTTTGTAGGGATCATTCTTTACTTTGATCTTCACAAAAGAAATACGCTTGCAGATACTGTTTTGGTTCAAGTTAATAACGACAGGCTGACGGCAAGAGAGTTTTCGGAAAAACTCGCGAGCAACCTCGAGAGCTACGATACTCTTCTCGCCAAAGATACCCATGTTGTAGATTTTGCTAAAAATAAAATTGTTGAGGATTTTGTTCACTCTTCTCTCATTACTAGCTGGGCTGAGAGAAATTCCATTGAGGTTTTAAACTCCGAAGTGGATGCTGAAGTTTCAAAAATTCGAGCCAACTACCCAGATGAGGCTTCCTTTAAAGAGGCTCTCAACTCCTCACAAACCTCTCTTAAAGACTGGGAGAATCAAATCAAGAGCAAGCTTCTGCAGAAAAAGGTTTTTCAGAGTCTTGCGCTAAAAACACAAGTTCCTACAGATGAAGAAATTAAATCTTTCTACAATACAAACCGTGAAACCTTTAAAGAAAGACCTCAGGTTCGCATTAGACAAATAGTTTTTGATAATGAAGATGCAGCTAATAGGCTCTATCACAGTATCACGCCGTCAACTCAGCTTGCAGATCTTGCAAAAAAATACTCCGTCGCCCCTGAAGCTAAAAATGGTGGTGACGTCGGCTGGATTGAACAAGGAACGTTAGATATTTTCGACAAAGCTTTCAATATGAGAGTAGGTCAACGCAGCGGTGTATTAAAAAGTCCCTATGGATTTCATATCTTTGAGGTCACTGGAAAAAAGGCAGAGCAAACATTGTCTTTTGAAGAAGTGAAAGAGCGCATTTCAAGAACGCTCAAAGGAAACAAAGAACAGGCTATCTATACAGCTTGGCTCGAAGAACAATTGAAGGTCTCAAAAGTGCTAAAAAATACTGAGGCAATAAAATCTATTCAGGTAAAACCCTTAGGAGAATAG
- a CDS encoding peptidylprolyl isomerase — protein sequence MKFFILILISFIGANVQAETVDKIVAIVNDEILTLKDIENYKRQLQKGKFVDDLLISDKEKILKDRNALIDHMINERLIDSEVKRQDLSVTVEKVDQEIKKVSDGNKMTRAQLIAALKAEGISFSDYQNFIKQRLERQALIQKTISSKIKITDDEIQNYYMNNYKGNSVTSYEYSLAHILFLPKGGDKEAAKSRAESVLKKLSAGESFDSLASQFSEDPNFSSGGFLGNFKSGEFLKELETSVQNLSVGANTGVVPTKFGYHIVKLISKKIVKDSVFESKKKEIQNILYEKAFAQQFKFWIEERKLGSFIKINK from the coding sequence ATGAAGTTTTTTATTTTGATTTTAATTTCTTTTATTGGCGCTAACGTCCAAGCAGAAACTGTGGATAAAATCGTGGCCATTGTGAATGATGAGATCTTAACTCTAAAAGATATTGAAAATTACAAAAGGCAACTTCAAAAGGGTAAGTTTGTTGATGATTTACTTATTTCTGATAAAGAAAAAATCTTAAAAGATCGTAACGCTCTAATTGATCATATGATCAACGAAAGACTTATTGACTCTGAAGTCAAAAGACAAGATCTCTCTGTTACCGTTGAAAAGGTAGATCAAGAAATAAAAAAAGTTTCTGACGGCAACAAAATGACTCGTGCTCAATTGATCGCGGCGCTCAAGGCTGAAGGTATTTCTTTTTCTGATTACCAAAACTTTATAAAACAGCGACTAGAAAGACAGGCATTAATTCAAAAAACCATTTCTTCAAAAATTAAAATTACAGATGATGAAATTCAAAACTATTACATGAATAACTATAAGGGAAACAGTGTTACAAGCTATGAGTACTCTTTGGCCCATATTCTCTTCCTCCCTAAAGGTGGAGACAAAGAAGCAGCCAAATCTCGTGCCGAAAGTGTGCTAAAGAAGCTGAGTGCCGGAGAATCTTTTGATAGCTTAGCTTCTCAATTCAGCGAGGACCCTAATTTTTCTAGCGGGGGATTTCTTGGCAATTTTAAAAGTGGAGAATTCTTGAAAGAACTTGAAACCTCAGTTCAAAATTTATCTGTCGGTGCAAATACTGGGGTTGTTCCGACAAAATTTGGTTACCATATCGTAAAGCTTATTTCTAAAAAAATCGTAAAAGACTCTGTTTTTGAATCTAAGAAAAAAGAAATTCAAAATATTCTTTATGAAAAGGCTTTCGCTCAGCAATTTAAATTTTGGATTGAAGAGAGAAAGCTAGGATCCTTTATTAAGATCAATAAGTAG
- a CDS encoding 4-hydroxythreonine-4-phosphate dehydrogenase PdxA has protein sequence MKRILITTGDADGIGFEVTAKALNKIGPKKNVQFYYYKNPLTEKKYLSIIKKKFKIKKFSSIEDALGESPQDKTIFEIESSSNPALCFEEGVKYAKNKFFNAIVTAPLSKELIQEAGLSDRGHTDIMRRILNQEKNIYMAFIGNLFSLILVSDHLSIRDVPSKISKDHLLDIFSSADAFLKNLKLPKNKQRIGVLGLNPHAGEIKNLGFEDREIIAPAILSAQKNKFPVFGPLVPDVAFQDSHYQKYGVFIAMYHDQGLIPFKILHKKQHGVQVSLNTPFVRTSVDHGTAKDIFGKGKADAGSMIKAIQTALKLV, from the coding sequence GTGAAAAGAATTTTAATTACAACGGGTGACGCAGACGGAATTGGATTTGAAGTAACTGCCAAGGCCCTGAACAAAATCGGCCCAAAAAAAAATGTTCAATTTTATTATTACAAAAATCCTTTAACTGAAAAAAAATATCTTTCTATCATAAAAAAGAAATTTAAAATTAAAAAATTTTCTAGCATAGAAGATGCTTTAGGTGAAAGTCCTCAAGACAAAACTATATTCGAAATAGAAAGTTCTAGCAATCCTGCGCTTTGTTTTGAAGAAGGCGTTAAATATGCTAAAAATAAATTCTTCAATGCTATCGTTACTGCTCCGCTCTCAAAAGAATTGATTCAAGAGGCTGGGCTTTCGGACCGTGGTCATACAGATATTATGAGAAGAATTTTAAACCAGGAAAAAAATATCTATATGGCTTTTATTGGAAATCTTTTTTCTCTAATCTTGGTGAGCGATCATCTCTCTATTCGAGATGTGCCCTCGAAAATTTCTAAAGATCATTTATTGGATATTTTTTCTAGCGCCGATGCTTTTTTGAAAAACTTAAAATTACCCAAGAACAAACAGCGTATAGGTGTGTTGGGCTTAAATCCACATGCAGGTGAAATAAAAAATCTCGGCTTTGAGGATCGTGAAATTATAGCCCCCGCAATTCTATCTGCACAAAAAAACAAGTTTCCAGTTTTTGGCCCTCTCGTTCCAGATGTGGCTTTTCAAGATTCGCATTATCAAAAGTACGGTGTTTTTATTGCCATGTATCATGATCAAGGCCTTATACCTTTTAAAATACTTCACAAAAAACAACATGGTGTACAAGTTTCATTGAATACACCATTTGTTAGAACCAGCGTAGATCACGGAACGGCGAAGGATATTTTTGGCAAAGGAAAAGCTGACGCCGGATCCATGATTAAAGCTATCCAAACCGCGCTAAAGTTAGTATAG